Part of the Fodinicola acaciae genome is shown below.
TTCTAATATCGATCGGAGTGTGGGTATGACCCAGACAGCCGCGCGGGTCGAGGACGGGGACCTCGCCCAGATGCGCGACGTCGACATCGACGACGTGCTCGACTACGTCCATCGCGATCTCAAGAAACTGCCGGGATATCTCGATCTTTACAAGCGCTATCTCAAGCAGCGCTGGGATGTCTACGAGCTGGACTTCGGCCAGGACCGGATTGACTGGCAGCAGAACATGTCCGAGGAGGAGCGCGAGTCGTTCGTCGCGATTTCCTCCGGCTTTCACCATGGCGAGCGCCAGGTGGAGGTGGAGCTGCCGGTGTTCATGCTGGCCGGCAGCGAGGAGTCGAAGATCTACATGTCCAGCCAGATCGAGGACGAGGCCCGGCACACGATCTTCTTCGACCGGTTCTATCGGGAGGTCGTCGGCCTTCCCGGTGACTCGGTGCAGGACGTGCTGGACCTGTCGTTCAAACACGTGTCCGAGACGTTCATCGGACCCTTCGGCCTGCTCGCGTACCAGGCCGACGACCTGCGCAAGGACCCGGCGGATCTGGCCGCGCGGGTACGCTATGGCACCAACTATTTCCTCTGGATCGAGGGCGTGTTGGCACTGACGGTCATGAAGGTGACCCTCAGCTATTGCCGCAACCGCGGGTTTCTGCCGGCCTACTACACCGGTTTCACCGCCACCTGCCGCGACGAGGCCCGGCATGTCCAGTCCGGCATGCGGTTTCTCCGCGAGGCGGTCGAGGAAGATCCGAAGATGTTGTTGGAGATCCACGAAACTCTCCGGGTCATCCTGTCGATGAACGGCGCGGCCAGCCGTGCGCTCGGCCTGGAGGCGCTGGGGTGGACGCCGGAGGAGGTGCGCCGGCTGATGATCCGCCAGCTGAAGATGAAGCTCTCCGACGTCGGCATCAAGCTCGCGCCGGACCTGGTGGAGATGGTGGAGAAAATCGAGCCGGAGCTGGCGGGAGGCTGACGATGACCGTACGGTTTTTCAGCCCGGAATGGGCCGAGTTGGCGCGCGACGCTGTCGACCGCGGTCCGGACGACGCGCTGCGGGCCAGCAAGCTGGAGACATACTGGGACTGGATCGACAACGTACGCACGGATTATTCGGATTCGTGGGCGCTGGGCGTCCGCGACCTGGACGGCGAGCCGGCGTATCTGTGGCTGGTGTGGGAAGCCGGGAAGTGCGTACGAGCCGAGGTGTCGCAGACGCTGCCGGACGCGACGTACGTGCTGGCCGGCGATCTGGACGTGTGGCAGGACCTGCTGTCCGGTGAGGACACCGGGCGGATCGTGATGTATCGCCGGCTGTTGCTGGAAAAAGGCGATGTGTTGCGGTTTTTCCGCGGCATCTATTTCTTCGTCGAGTCGGTCGCGGCGATCGGCCGGATCGCGGCCGCGGTGTGAGGAGCCGAATGCACGGGACGTGTGATCCGGCCTTTGCCGAGGTGCGCGAGGAGTTCGAACGCAACTTCGCCGAGCGCGGCGAGGCCGGCGCGTCGGTGCACGTCACGGTCGAGGGCGAGACCGTCGTCGACCTGGCCGGCGGCGGCTGGGATCCGGACACGCTCGTACACGTGTGGTCCGGCAGCAAAGGCGCCACCGCGCTGTGCGCGCACCTGCTGGCCTCTCGCGGCGAGCTCGACCTGCGCGCTCCGGTCGCCGCGTACTGGCCGGAGTTTGGCCAGAACGGCAAGGAAAACATCCTCGTCGCGCAGTTGTTGAACCATCAGGCGGGATTGCCGGCGGTCCGCAAGCCGTTGCCGCCGGGCGCGTTCTACGACTGGCAGACGATGATCTCGGCGTTGGCCGCCGAGGAGCCGTTCTGGCCGCCTGGCACGCGCAACGGCTATCACGGCCTGACTTTCGGCTTCCTGGTTGGCGAAGTCGTGCGGCGAGTGAGCGGCCGTGGTCTCGGCCAGTTCTTCCGCGAGGAGGTCGCCGAGCCGCTCGGCCTGGACTTCTGGTTCGGCCTGCCAGCCGAGCTGGAGCCGCGTGTGTCGCCGACGATTCCGGCTGATCCGACCGCGCCGGGCGCCCTGGTGCCGACCATGTACGCGACGATTTTCGCCGACCAGACCTCGATCCCGGCGCTCATGATGATGAACAGCGGCGGCTACATGTTGCCGGGCGAGTCGGACTCGAGGTCGGCGCATGCGGCCGTCATGGGTGCGGTCGGCGGCATCACCAACGCGCGTGGCCTGGCCGGCCTCTATCGGCCGCTGGCGCTGGACGGGTCGTACGGTGGCGTGCGGCTGGTCGAACAGAGCCAGCTTGCCGTCATGTCGGCGGTCAGCTCGGCGACCTCGGTGGACGCCTCGATCCTCGTACCGACGCGGTTTTCACTCGGTTTCGTGAAATGCGTGGACAACCGGCATCTTCCGGAAAACGACCGGGAGGGCATCCTGCTGTCCGAGGAGGCTTTTGGGCACAGCGGTTTCGGCGGATCGCTCGGTTTCGCCGATCCGCGTGCGCGGATGTCGTTTGGTTACGCGATGAACCGGCAGGGCATCGGTCTGGGTGTCAACGAGCGCGGACAGTCCCTGGTGGACGCGACCTACCGTGCGCTTGGATATCGGCGAGTTCCGGGAGGGATCTGGTACGCATGACCGGTCTGGTCGAGGACAAGGTCGTCGTCATCACCGGCGCCGCGCGCGGCATCGGGCGTGGCCACGCGCTGGAGTTTGCCAGGCAGGGCGCCAAAGTCGTGGTCAACGACCTTGGCGCACAGGTGGACGGCAGCGGCTCGTCGGACGGTCCGGCCGGTGAGGTGGTCGACCAGATCCGCGCGGCCGGCGGCGAGGCGATCGCCAACGGCGAGGACGTGGCCGACTTCGACGGCGCCGGCCGGCTGATCGGGTCGGCGATCGATCACTTCGGTGGTTTGGACGTGCTGGTCAACAACGCCGGCATTCTCCGCGACCGGATGATCTTCAACATGAGCATCGAGGAATGGGACGCGGTGATCCGCGTACACCTGCGCGGCACCTTCGGTCCGCTGCGGCATGCCGCGGCTTTTTGGCGTGAGCGCTCGAAAGCCGGCAACGCGGTCGAGGCGGCCGTCATCAACACCACGTCGTCGTCCGGCATTTATGGCAATCCAGGCCAGGCAAACTATGGCGCGGCGAAGGCCGGCATCGCCAGCCTGACCGTTATCGCCGCGCGTGAGCTGGAAAGATACGGCGTCACGGTCAACGCGGTCGCGCCGGCCGCGTTGACCAGGATGACCGAAAATCTGGTCAGGTGGCAGCAGGAGAAGCCGGCCGGTTTCGACCCGACCGCGTCGGACAACATCGCGCCTTTGGTGGTGTGGCTGGCAAGCGCGCAGGCCCGCGGGATCACCGGCCGCGTCTTCAACGTACGCGGTGGGTCGATCAGCATCGCCGAGGGATGGCACGCCGGGCCGCCGGTGGACAAAGGCGCGCGGTGGGAGCCGGACGAGCTCGGCGCGGTCATCCCTGATCTGGTGGCGAAAGCACGTGCGAACGCGTTGATGAACGGGCTCGCGCCCGGCGAGGAGGTCTGAGAGGTGCCGCTCAATCTCGACATCGTCGGCGTGGAGTCCGACCCGGTCGAACGTTCCTGGACGTCCAAGGACTCGCTGATCTACGCGCTGGGGATCGGTGCTGGCACGGAGGAGTTGGCGTTCACAACGGAAAACTCCGCCGGCGTCGAGCAGCAGGTGTTTCCGACGTACGCGGTGCTGCTCGCGCAGTCGACCGGCCATCGGCTCGGCGACTTCGATCCGGCGATGCTGGTGCACGCCGAGCAGGCATTCGAGCTGCACCGCCCGCTGACGCCGGCCGGCGCGCTGCGTACGACCGCGACAGTCACCGGCGTCTTTGACAAAGGCGCGGCGGCTTTGGTTGTCATTGAAGCCAAAGCGGTGGACCCGACGACCGGTGAGCCGGTGGTGACCACACGGTCGTCGCTCTACATTCGCGGTGAGGGTGGATTTGGCGGCGACCGCGGGCCGAAGGACCAGTGGACGCTGCCAGACCGCGCGCCGGACCACAAGCTCACGTACGCGACGCGACCGGAGCAGGCGCTGATCTATCGGCTCTCCGGTGACCGCAACCCGCTACACTCCGATCCGACTTTTGCCGCGCGCGCCGGCTTCGACCGGCCGATCCTGCATGGCCTCTGCACATACGGCATCACCGGCCGGGCCTTGCTGCACGGGATCGCCGGCTCGGACCCGGCGCGTTTCGTGCGGATGTCCGGCCGGTTCACCGCGCCGGTTTTTCCAGGCGAGTCACTGACAATCTCGGTGTGGCGCGGCGACGGCATCGACTTTCTGTTCCGTACGACCAAAGACGACGGCACCGTCGTCATCGACCGCGGCGTCGCCGGGATCGCGGAGTAGCAGCGGGCGCCGGGTCGCACACAGCAGGATGCATCGAGCGTGTTACCGATGTGACTACTGCGGCTGACGACTCGGTTGAGGCGCCCCACAGGTGTAATACTTGTCCAACAAGACATCAAACGAGGCCATACAACCATCGCAAAGTCGCGCCGACCGCCACACCCCGCCGCCACGACGAGCTCCCAGCACATGGACCACCCCACAAACAAACCGCACCGCGGCACCCAGCCCTCCACGGAATTGGGGGACCCTCTCAGCAGGTATCAAACAGTCGACGTAAGCATTTAGCGATAGCCCTCTGCGCCAGACGCACGCAAACAATCAGGCCTTGCCGAGCGACGCGGTCGGGTTCGCGACGGCGGCGATGTTGCAGAAGCCGATCGGTCCGGCGGTGTCGTGCATGACGCAGGATCCGACCGCGATGCCGTCCTCGCCGGCGTAACCATTGGCTTCCAGGCCAATTTCCTCGCCGCATGGCAGGCGCCGCAGGTAAAGCGTGTAGTCGGCGTTGATGAACTCCAGGCCGTTGCTGCCGCCGACGGCCAGCGGGCTGGCGAAGTCGGCGGCCAGGCCGAGGCGTACGAACGGCGACAGCGACTCGCCGGCGACCAGTTCGTGCGTGTCACGCAGCCAGGCGCGCCGGCAGTTTTCGCCGCGCCAGTTGGTGGTGACTTTTCCATCGGGGTCGAACATCCACAGGTCCCACGGCACCGACCACTGTCCGGGACGGTCCGTCGACGGCGCCGGGCCGAGCGTGGCCGGCTCCGGAATGTCCCAGGCCGGGGTTGCCGGGATCTCGCCGGTGGGATGCTCAGTGCGCTTCAGTTGTACGGAGCTGGCGCGCGCGATCGGTCCGTCCGGTCCGAGAACGACCGCGTCGGCGACCCGGATGCGGCGGCCGTCGCGTACGCGCGTGGTCTGCACTCGCAGCGGGACGAGCTTGCTGTTCTTGAAAAGATCGACGGTCAGCCGGCTGAAGTGAAAGCCTGGCGCGGCCTGTTCGCGTTCCAGAGCGCGCGCCAGCAGGCCGCCGAGCAGCCGGCCGTGCAACATGTCCGGCGACCAGGCGCTGCGCGCGTGCGGAGCCGGCATCAACTCTTGGCCGGAGAGCTCGAAAAAAGCCGGTAGGTCGCGGTCAGCCATCGTCGTCCTCGTCGTCGCGCAACGGATCCAGCCGGCGGATCAGCCGTACGGTCGCCTCGATCACCCGGTTGGCCTCGCGTTTGTTGGCGCAGGTCGCGATTTCCCTGCTGGCCTCGCCGATGATGCTGGTCAGGATCGACACCGTCATCCGCTCGACCGGATCGGCGCCGGCTTCCAACAGTACGGCGTTTTGGCGT
Proteins encoded:
- a CDS encoding ribonucleotide reductase; this encodes MTQTAARVEDGDLAQMRDVDIDDVLDYVHRDLKKLPGYLDLYKRYLKQRWDVYELDFGQDRIDWQQNMSEEERESFVAISSGFHHGERQVEVELPVFMLAGSEESKIYMSSQIEDEARHTIFFDRFYREVVGLPGDSVQDVLDLSFKHVSETFIGPFGLLAYQADDLRKDPADLAARVRYGTNYFLWIEGVLALTVMKVTLSYCRNRGFLPAYYTGFTATCRDEARHVQSGMRFLREAVEEDPKMLLEIHETLRVILSMNGAASRALGLEALGWTPEEVRRLMIRQLKMKLSDVGIKLAPDLVEMVEKIEPELAGG
- a CDS encoding serine hydrolase domain-containing protein — encoded protein: MHGTCDPAFAEVREEFERNFAERGEAGASVHVTVEGETVVDLAGGGWDPDTLVHVWSGSKGATALCAHLLASRGELDLRAPVAAYWPEFGQNGKENILVAQLLNHQAGLPAVRKPLPPGAFYDWQTMISALAAEEPFWPPGTRNGYHGLTFGFLVGEVVRRVSGRGLGQFFREEVAEPLGLDFWFGLPAELEPRVSPTIPADPTAPGALVPTMYATIFADQTSIPALMMMNSGGYMLPGESDSRSAHAAVMGAVGGITNARGLAGLYRPLALDGSYGGVRLVEQSQLAVMSAVSSATSVDASILVPTRFSLGFVKCVDNRHLPENDREGILLSEEAFGHSGFGGSLGFADPRARMSFGYAMNRQGIGLGVNERGQSLVDATYRALGYRRVPGGIWYA
- a CDS encoding SDR family oxidoreductase, which gives rise to MTGLVEDKVVVITGAARGIGRGHALEFARQGAKVVVNDLGAQVDGSGSSDGPAGEVVDQIRAAGGEAIANGEDVADFDGAGRLIGSAIDHFGGLDVLVNNAGILRDRMIFNMSIEEWDAVIRVHLRGTFGPLRHAAAFWRERSKAGNAVEAAVINTTSSSGIYGNPGQANYGAAKAGIASLTVIAARELERYGVTVNAVAPAALTRMTENLVRWQQEKPAGFDPTASDNIAPLVVWLASAQARGITGRVFNVRGGSISIAEGWHAGPPVDKGARWEPDELGAVIPDLVAKARANALMNGLAPGEEV
- a CDS encoding MaoC/PaaZ C-terminal domain-containing protein, which codes for MPLNLDIVGVESDPVERSWTSKDSLIYALGIGAGTEELAFTTENSAGVEQQVFPTYAVLLAQSTGHRLGDFDPAMLVHAEQAFELHRPLTPAGALRTTATVTGVFDKGAAALVVIEAKAVDPTTGEPVVTTRSSLYIRGEGGFGGDRGPKDQWTLPDRAPDHKLTYATRPEQALIYRLSGDRNPLHSDPTFAARAGFDRPILHGLCTYGITGRALLHGIAGSDPARFVRMSGRFTAPVFPGESLTISVWRGDGIDFLFRTTKDDGTVVIDRGVAGIAE
- a CDS encoding acyl-CoA thioesterase domain-containing protein encodes the protein MADRDLPAFFELSGQELMPAPHARSAWSPDMLHGRLLGGLLARALEREQAAPGFHFSRLTVDLFKNSKLVPLRVQTTRVRDGRRIRVADAVVLGPDGPIARASSVQLKRTEHPTGEIPATPAWDIPEPATLGPAPSTDRPGQWSVPWDLWMFDPDGKVTTNWRGENCRRAWLRDTHELVAGESLSPFVRLGLAADFASPLAVGGSNGLEFINADYTLYLRRLPCGEEIGLEANGYAGEDGIAVGSCVMHDTAGPIGFCNIAAVANPTASLGKA